The following proteins are encoded in a genomic region of Dyadobacter sp. UC 10:
- a CDS encoding TonB-dependent receptor, with translation MKKSILGYYYFVWLMKISALPFLMMLSCTVSAIALDVDAQDLLRKKVNIDIKNRSIQSVLDEIESHTTVRFVFSPELIGSQRVISIAAKNQTVLEVLDKYFKPLGINYDATEKVIVLTPDRSLIRPETDLPKTKVQPEQKKVSGTVTDEKGAGLPGVSILVKGTATGTTTNVDGSFALENVEDAAVLIFSFVGYIAQEVAVGDQSVLNISLKPDLKELEELVVVGYGTQKKVNLTGAIASIDSKAIENRPITNSSQALQGLPGVFVNMNQGRPGADGANITIRGASSYNTETGTGPLVLVDGVEFSLRDVNPNDIEKVTVLKDAASAAIYGSRAQNGVVLITTKTGMKNTKVRVDYSGYLGVQTATRLPDNVVTNTLEYMEGKNRALANEGRAAEYSPELMQEYRNGTDPYVYPNTDWFKLMFRSAAIQEHNVRLSGGSEKSTYSVSLGYLNQKGVLPGSGAQKYSFSTNINSDVTPWLTIGSNVIATWWDNNEGAYTANDANGEGGIMGLIYRGLPMQTNLTASGAYADQWIRVPGHNFFRNPYALSLEGRHINKSLRGIANLYAQVNLPFDIKYKITVAPNIYFENEKFNYPVIPITNTKTGEIVNMGNIPPRGVKQESGLNFSFTNFHTLNWEKTFKEKHYLNVLGGFSLEQFSIGRFSAQNQGYLGNEITELNGGSLNPLVSGTSTKSRIMSTFGRINYVFNDKYLFETNFRLDGSSRFERSRRWGFFPSFSAGWRISEENFLKDVRAISNLKLRASWGQLGNQNIPLFSYINAVELNSSGYNTNYSFNNVISSGAAVRTLADPTVGWESTTASNIGIDGGLFNNKLTFEFDLFRKYTDGILARVNLPAQVGNLQGPLSNIGSVSNKGYELTVGYRDRIGGVNYNVAGNITHLINKVENTNGAILYNTNRIIQEGAPINSFFGLESVGLFQSKAEIDASPFQNNVTNPGDIKYKDQNGDGKIDSGDRVVIGQSNPGYTYTFTAGADYKGFDFAMFWQGTFKIDTYVTANLAQPYKNGAGVTRDWLTDSWTPENPNASLPRLTTANGYPQNFQVSDFWLQSIAYLRLKNIQLGYSVPLNLVKKLGLGKVRLYVNGQNMITVSKFRLGDPERDPAAAGIVAYPIAKVVSFGLNVSF, from the coding sequence ATGAAAAAAAGCATACTCGGCTACTACTATTTTGTTTGGCTAATGAAAATCAGCGCCTTACCATTTCTGATGATGCTGTCGTGTACGGTCAGTGCAATTGCATTGGACGTTGACGCGCAGGACCTGCTCAGAAAAAAAGTTAATATTGATATTAAAAACCGGTCGATCCAGTCTGTGCTCGACGAGATTGAAAGCCATACCACGGTCCGTTTCGTATTCAGTCCTGAACTGATTGGATCGCAGCGTGTTATTTCGATTGCTGCGAAAAACCAGACGGTATTGGAAGTACTGGATAAGTACTTTAAACCGCTCGGCATTAATTACGATGCAACAGAGAAAGTGATCGTCCTGACTCCCGACAGATCCCTGATCAGGCCGGAAACTGACCTGCCCAAGACAAAAGTACAGCCCGAGCAGAAGAAGGTTTCGGGTACCGTTACCGACGAAAAGGGCGCTGGATTGCCGGGCGTGAGCATTTTGGTGAAAGGTACCGCAACGGGAACAACCACTAATGTCGACGGCAGCTTTGCGCTGGAGAATGTAGAAGATGCGGCAGTGCTGATCTTTTCTTTTGTGGGATATATCGCACAGGAAGTGGCAGTAGGAGACCAGTCGGTGTTAAATATTTCTTTAAAACCGGACCTGAAAGAATTGGAAGAGCTGGTAGTAGTAGGTTATGGAACGCAGAAAAAAGTGAACCTGACCGGCGCTATTGCCTCGATTGATTCAAAAGCGATCGAAAACCGTCCGATCACGAACTCTTCACAGGCATTACAGGGTTTGCCGGGTGTTTTTGTGAATATGAACCAGGGAAGGCCGGGTGCAGACGGGGCCAATATCACAATCCGGGGCGCAAGTTCCTATAATACCGAAACCGGCACCGGGCCGCTGGTGCTGGTGGACGGGGTCGAGTTTTCATTAAGAGATGTGAACCCCAATGATATCGAGAAAGTTACGGTTCTGAAAGATGCTGCTTCGGCTGCTATTTACGGAAGCCGCGCGCAAAATGGCGTGGTGCTGATCACGACCAAAACGGGGATGAAAAATACGAAAGTCCGGGTGGATTATTCGGGTTACCTCGGCGTGCAGACGGCAACGCGGCTGCCTGACAATGTGGTGACCAACACGCTGGAATATATGGAAGGCAAAAACCGGGCGCTTGCCAATGAAGGACGCGCCGCCGAATATTCCCCCGAGTTGATGCAGGAATACCGAAACGGTACCGATCCTTACGTTTACCCGAATACAGACTGGTTTAAGCTGATGTTCAGAAGTGCGGCGATTCAGGAGCACAATGTGCGGCTGTCGGGCGGAAGTGAGAAGTCGACCTACTCGGTTTCACTGGGTTACCTGAACCAGAAGGGGGTTTTGCCAGGAAGCGGCGCTCAGAAATATTCTTTCAGTACCAATATCAATTCGGATGTCACACCCTGGCTGACGATCGGGAGCAATGTGATCGCGACCTGGTGGGACAATAACGAAGGCGCATATACTGCCAATGATGCCAACGGTGAAGGTGGGATCATGGGATTGATTTACCGCGGTTTACCCATGCAGACGAACCTGACTGCAAGCGGCGCTTATGCCGACCAGTGGATCCGTGTGCCGGGGCATAACTTTTTCAGAAATCCATACGCACTTTCGCTGGAAGGAAGGCACATTAACAAAAGCCTGAGAGGGATAGCCAACCTTTACGCGCAGGTTAACCTGCCTTTTGACATCAAATACAAAATCACGGTAGCGCCGAACATTTACTTTGAAAACGAGAAATTCAACTACCCGGTTATCCCTATAACTAATACCAAAACCGGCGAAATTGTTAATATGGGCAATATTCCGCCTCGCGGCGTGAAGCAGGAAAGCGGGCTTAACTTTTCTTTCACCAATTTTCACACACTCAACTGGGAGAAGACCTTTAAAGAAAAGCATTACCTGAATGTATTGGGAGGTTTCAGTCTGGAGCAGTTTTCCATCGGCAGGTTCAGTGCACAAAACCAGGGATATCTTGGCAATGAAATCACCGAACTAAACGGCGGAAGCCTGAATCCGCTTGTGAGTGGTACTTCGACCAAATCGCGCATTATGTCCACTTTTGGGCGCATTAATTATGTGTTCAATGACAAATATCTGTTTGAAACGAATTTCAGGCTCGATGGATCTTCCCGTTTTGAGCGGTCGCGCAGGTGGGGTTTCTTTCCGTCGTTCTCTGCCGGCTGGCGGATCAGCGAGGAGAATTTCCTGAAAGATGTGCGTGCGATCAGCAACCTGAAACTGCGGGCTTCGTGGGGACAGCTGGGGAATCAGAACATCCCGCTGTTCAGCTATATCAATGCAGTTGAGCTGAATTCAAGCGGGTACAACACCAATTATTCGTTCAATAACGTCATTTCCAGCGGCGCGGCAGTCAGGACACTGGCGGATCCGACGGTAGGCTGGGAGTCGACGACCGCCAGCAATATCGGCATCGACGGCGGGCTTTTTAACAATAAGCTGACCTTTGAATTCGACCTTTTCCGCAAGTATACCGACGGCATTCTCGCACGTGTGAACCTGCCAGCCCAGGTAGGGAACCTGCAGGGGCCGCTCAGCAATATCGGTTCGGTTTCCAATAAAGGGTATGAGCTGACGGTCGGCTACCGCGACAGGATTGGCGGCGTCAACTACAATGTGGCGGGGAATATCACCCATTTGATCAATAAAGTGGAGAATACGAACGGTGCTATTCTATATAATACCAACAGGATCATTCAGGAAGGCGCTCCGATCAACTCGTTCTTTGGCCTCGAATCTGTGGGGCTTTTTCAATCCAAAGCAGAAATCGACGCGTCGCCTTTTCAGAATAATGTGACCAATCCGGGTGATATCAAATATAAAGACCAGAATGGCGACGGCAAGATCGACAGCGGCGACCGCGTGGTGATCGGGCAGTCTAACCCGGGCTACACCTACACATTTACGGCAGGTGCGGATTACAAGGGTTTTGACTTCGCGATGTTCTGGCAGGGCACATTTAAAATAGATACTTATGTGACAGCCAACCTGGCACAGCCCTATAAAAATGGCGCCGGCGTAACCCGTGACTGGCTTACCGACTCGTGGACACCCGAAAATCCGAACGCATCGCTGCCCAGACTGACTACCGCAAATGGTTATCCTCAAAATTTCCAGGTGTCCGATTTCTGGCTGCAAAGCATCGCCTACCTGCGCTTAAAAAATATTCAGCTGGGCTACTCGGTACCATTGAATCTGGTGAAAAAACTGGGTTTGGGCAAAGTGAGGCTGTATGTGAATGGGCAGAACATGATCACAGTTTCCAAGTTCCGTCTGGGTGACCCGGAGCGGGACCCGGCTGCAGCTGGTATTGTTGCATATCCGATCGCCAAGGTGGTTTCCTTCGGCCTGAACGTTTCATTCTGA
- a CDS encoding RagB/SusD family nutrient uptake outer membrane protein encodes MKIYKLILSALLLSGCSDYLDVNPTDRFTEATFWKTEEHANAGLTATYSSLMTVFGGNITATFDAITPNFYSYDNQAGAGNIARGIHDAANTGIINNRWGAAYQGIGRANSVIARVPDIVMDETRKKPVIAEAQFLRAFFYFSLWSVYGGVPLITDPPVKEQGDLPRNTAEEIETQMLTDLDAAAAALPATVTAANKGRVSKATALALKARILLYGGKWAAAAEASKAVIDLKSNALFPDYRGLFMPENEGNTEVILDVQYKQPEFTHSNDIQFDQFNSFAPTQNLIDEYGLTDGKSIKDSPLYDPAKPFENRDPRLKNTIIYIGSQFKGKPVVAATYPQTGYGLKKGTTYKDAEASPAGKVDNISDLNVVLIRYAEVLLTYAEAQNEAAGPDASVYAAVNQVRKRAGMPDFPAGLTQAAMRERLRHERRIEFVGEGLYYFDLKRWETADVELNKEVTNYLGKVVDNRSFNPERDYLWPLPTTALQTNPNLDQNPNYNR; translated from the coding sequence ATGAAAATATATAAACTCATCCTTTCAGCCCTGTTACTTTCCGGCTGTTCCGATTACCTGGACGTAAACCCGACCGACCGTTTTACCGAAGCTACTTTCTGGAAAACCGAAGAGCACGCCAATGCGGGTTTAACAGCTACTTACAGTTCGTTAATGACTGTGTTCGGCGGAAACATAACTGCGACTTTCGATGCGATAACGCCCAATTTTTACAGCTATGATAACCAGGCTGGTGCAGGCAATATCGCCCGCGGGATCCACGACGCGGCCAATACGGGGATTATCAATAACCGCTGGGGCGCAGCCTACCAGGGAATCGGTCGGGCGAATTCGGTGATCGCCCGCGTTCCGGATATTGTGATGGATGAAACGCGGAAAAAGCCGGTGATTGCCGAAGCGCAGTTCCTGCGCGCATTCTTTTATTTCAGCCTGTGGTCGGTTTACGGCGGCGTCCCGCTCATCACCGACCCGCCGGTAAAGGAGCAGGGAGACCTGCCGCGTAATACTGCCGAAGAGATCGAAACACAAATGCTCACCGATCTCGACGCCGCTGCCGCTGCATTGCCAGCCACCGTTACCGCTGCCAATAAGGGACGGGTAAGCAAGGCAACCGCACTCGCCCTGAAAGCACGTATTTTATTGTACGGCGGTAAATGGGCCGCTGCTGCGGAGGCTTCCAAAGCAGTGATTGACCTGAAATCCAATGCATTGTTTCCCGATTACCGGGGGCTTTTTATGCCGGAAAACGAAGGGAATACAGAGGTGATACTCGATGTGCAATACAAGCAGCCGGAATTTACCCATAGCAACGATATCCAGTTTGACCAGTTCAATTCCTTTGCCCCGACGCAGAACCTGATAGATGAATACGGACTTACAGATGGAAAGTCGATCAAAGATTCGCCGTTGTACGATCCGGCAAAACCGTTCGAAAATCGTGATCCCAGGCTAAAAAATACGATCATTTACATAGGAAGCCAGTTCAAAGGCAAGCCGGTTGTAGCTGCAACTTATCCGCAGACGGGGTATGGATTGAAAAAAGGGACTACCTACAAAGATGCCGAAGCTTCACCGGCGGGAAAGGTCGACAATATCTCTGATCTCAACGTAGTCCTGATCCGCTATGCCGAAGTATTGCTCACTTATGCCGAAGCTCAAAATGAGGCTGCGGGGCCGGATGCATCGGTATATGCGGCTGTAAACCAGGTGCGTAAGCGTGCAGGAATGCCCGATTTTCCGGCAGGACTTACGCAGGCCGCCATGCGGGAACGTTTGCGCCACGAGCGGAGGATTGAATTTGTAGGGGAGGGGCTTTATTATTTTGACTTAAAACGTTGGGAAACGGCAGATGTAGAGCTGAATAAGGAGGTAACTAATTATCTGGGCAAAGTCGTGGATAACCGCTCATTTAACCCGGAACGCGATTACCTTTGGCCTCTTCCGACCACGGCATTGCAGACAAATCCCAATCTGGATCAAAATCCTAACTACAACCGGTAA
- a CDS encoding sulfatase-like hydrolase/transferase, whose protein sequence is MKRFKISTLTSFYILLLAALAGFPVAAQQKKAAKPNIIFILVDDMGWGDVGAFWQNQRTKKNDRSEPWQFTPSLDAMAKSGAMLTNHYCAAPVCAPSRASILLGVSQGHSNVRDNQFDKELQNTFTIGNVLQKAGYKTGLVGKWGLQGLKATEPEWPAHPLNRGFDYSYAYIKHVDGHEHYPKEGIYRGKKKVWENKTEVSDGLDKCFTTDLWTAAAKNWIVKETKTGKKEEPFFLYLAYDVPHAVLELPTQQYPAGGGLRGGLQWLGTPGKMINTASGEPDSYVHPDYANATYDDDKNPSTPEKPWPDTYKRYATLCRRIDDGIGDIFKLLTDLKIDQNTMVVFTSDNGPSVESYLPKEYADYSPEFFNSFGPFDGIKRDVWEGGVRVPTIVSWPGQIPANQVIDAPSASHDWLSTFADAAQVPSPARADGVTLLPRLTGKGNKTESLVYIEYDQNGKTPDFEEFSPNHRSRKRNQMQKIRKGDFVGVRYGINSAEDDFEIYNVVKDPQETKNLAADPAFRQMQQDFKAQVLQVRRPDAEAQRPYDNALIPPVATRATKSGLRFKVYKGIFPWVADLKDEKPAEGGVLSSLDFSKIKTKTGLIVLEGMVRIDKDGTYQMTMSGNSGFLMKLHQANVLDGSFEGQTDQQAAASVALKAGDHPVRIFYHIKEGKAPLLTMNWQAPGGDAGHVPAGAFVHN, encoded by the coding sequence ATGAAGAGATTCAAAATCAGTACGTTAACAAGTTTTTATATATTGCTGCTTGCGGCACTGGCCGGTTTTCCGGTCGCGGCGCAGCAGAAAAAGGCTGCCAAGCCAAACATCATTTTCATTCTCGTGGATGACATGGGCTGGGGCGATGTGGGGGCTTTCTGGCAAAACCAGCGGACAAAGAAAAATGACCGCAGCGAACCCTGGCAATTCACGCCCAGTCTCGACGCGATGGCAAAAAGTGGTGCCATGCTGACCAACCACTATTGCGCCGCGCCGGTATGCGCCCCGTCGCGGGCGTCGATCCTGCTCGGGGTCAGTCAGGGACACTCGAATGTGCGCGACAACCAGTTTGACAAGGAATTGCAAAACACATTTACCATCGGGAATGTATTGCAAAAGGCAGGCTATAAAACCGGTTTGGTAGGCAAATGGGGCCTGCAAGGGCTGAAAGCAACCGAACCCGAGTGGCCTGCTCACCCGCTGAACCGTGGTTTCGACTATTCCTATGCGTACATCAAACACGTAGACGGCCACGAGCATTATCCGAAAGAGGGCATTTACAGGGGAAAAAAGAAGGTTTGGGAAAATAAAACGGAAGTTTCCGACGGGCTCGACAAATGCTTTACGACCGACCTGTGGACAGCAGCCGCGAAAAACTGGATCGTGAAAGAAACAAAGACGGGCAAAAAAGAAGAGCCTTTTTTCCTTTACCTTGCCTACGACGTCCCGCACGCTGTGCTCGAACTTCCTACACAGCAATATCCCGCAGGCGGCGGCTTGAGGGGCGGTTTACAATGGCTGGGTACTCCCGGCAAAATGATCAATACCGCAAGCGGGGAGCCCGATTCCTACGTGCATCCCGATTATGCCAATGCTACTTATGACGATGACAAAAATCCGTCGACACCCGAAAAGCCGTGGCCGGACACTTATAAACGTTACGCAACGCTGTGCCGCCGCATTGACGACGGGATAGGTGATATTTTCAAATTGCTGACAGATCTCAAAATCGATCAGAATACGATGGTTGTATTCACTTCCGACAATGGTCCTTCCGTCGAATCGTATCTGCCGAAAGAATACGCGGATTACAGTCCCGAGTTTTTCAACAGTTTCGGCCCGTTCGACGGGATCAAGCGGGACGTTTGGGAAGGCGGGGTGCGCGTACCGACGATCGTGAGCTGGCCCGGACAGATTCCGGCCAACCAGGTGATCGACGCCCCAAGTGCCTCGCACGACTGGCTGTCGACATTTGCCGATGCGGCCCAGGTTCCGTCGCCCGCACGTGCGGACGGTGTAACGCTGCTGCCGCGTTTGACCGGCAAGGGGAACAAAACCGAAAGTCTGGTTTACATCGAATACGACCAGAACGGTAAAACCCCCGATTTCGAAGAGTTTTCGCCGAACCACAGGTCGCGGAAACGGAACCAGATGCAGAAGATCCGGAAGGGAGATTTCGTGGGGGTGAGGTACGGGATCAACTCGGCTGAGGATGATTTCGAGATTTATAATGTGGTAAAAGATCCGCAGGAAACCAAAAACTTGGCTGCCGATCCTGCATTCAGACAAATGCAGCAGGATTTCAAAGCGCAGGTATTGCAGGTACGCCGCCCCGACGCGGAAGCGCAGCGACCTTATGACAATGCATTGATCCCGCCGGTTGCGACCAGGGCGACCAAGTCCGGTCTGCGGTTTAAGGTTTACAAAGGGATTTTTCCCTGGGTGGCTGATTTGAAGGACGAAAAGCCTGCCGAAGGAGGAGTTTTGTCTTCGCTGGATTTTTCTAAAATTAAAACCAAAACCGGCCTGATTGTATTGGAGGGAATGGTGCGCATTGACAAAGACGGTACTTATCAAATGACTATGTCGGGTAACAGCGGTTTTTTGATGAAACTACACCAGGCCAATGTCCTTGACGGAAGTTTTGAGGGGCAAACTGACCAGCAGGCAGCCGCCTCGGTAGCGCTGAAAGCGGGCGACCACCCGGTCAGGATCTTTTATCATATCAAAGAAGGTAAAGCGCCGCTATTGACAATGAACTGGCAGGCGCCGGGCGGCGACGCCGGGCATGTTCCGGCCGGGGCATTTGTTCACAACTGA
- a CDS encoding RNA polymerase sigma factor: MDQSKSHEESLWQTFKQGDKAAFGQLYELHYRPLYNYGYKLLPDAAQVEDAIQDLFIQLWRTRQGLSEVVHVKFYLFRALRRDIARLSSRNRHFQDINPEYVPADDPGLYFFEQEEQEKLLTLKLMRMLSQLPERQLEVVTLRFFENFKTEEIAAIMGISEKSVRNTLYKALTHLREHTRDLAPFMELLFLLSMIGELG; this comes from the coding sequence TTGGATCAAAGCAAATCACATGAAGAATCCCTTTGGCAAACCTTCAAGCAGGGGGATAAGGCTGCATTCGGGCAGCTTTATGAATTGCATTACCGGCCACTTTATAACTATGGCTACAAATTGCTTCCCGATGCGGCGCAGGTGGAGGACGCGATCCAGGACCTTTTTATTCAATTATGGCGCACGCGGCAGGGACTTTCAGAAGTTGTTCATGTAAAATTCTATCTGTTCCGGGCATTGAGGCGTGATATTGCAAGACTCTCGTCGCGGAACAGGCATTTTCAGGACATCAACCCGGAGTACGTTCCTGCTGACGACCCGGGATTGTATTTCTTTGAGCAGGAAGAGCAGGAGAAGTTGCTGACCTTGAAACTGATGCGAATGCTCAGCCAGCTTCCCGAACGCCAGCTCGAAGTGGTAACCCTTCGCTTTTTCGAAAACTTCAAAACGGAGGAAATCGCCGCAATCATGGGGATCTCAGAAAAATCTGTTCGCAATACCCTTTACAAGGCATTGACGCACCTGCGCGAACACACCCGGGACCTCGCACCGTTCATGGAATTGCTTTTCCTGCTTTCGATGATTGGAGAGCTGGGTTAA
- a CDS encoding FecR family protein, with protein sequence MEGYRNDASEEFIQDDRFRKWVLSNDPETHAYWTEFLIRFPEKKPAILSARAMLNAMRNLQNLPAEEQGARMWEYINEQTEVAPTEVAATEVAAEPQVLQRGALQFSWRWAAAACVTLLLCSLGWYIVTKRVENRSVTYSGQLSQVAVKMNEKVNTTEKTQLINLPDGSSVELSPGSRISYPATFSSEKREVYFTGKGFFNVAKNEKKPFFVYANRLVTQVVGTSFTVTSSSENARASVVVKSGKVRVYMLESARKAGSGRSASAVVLTPNMQVTYDPAQNLLSKSFVAEPAVINTPKAYPDFLFENTSVSKVFETLEESYGVSIAYDAATVENCDLTAPLGNEPLFRKLDIICQTIGATYQVWGTEIVISGKGCKTE encoded by the coding sequence TTGGAAGGCTACCGCAATGATGCATCGGAAGAATTTATTCAGGATGACCGTTTTCGCAAATGGGTACTATCGAATGACCCGGAAACCCATGCTTACTGGACTGAATTCCTGATAAGGTTTCCCGAAAAGAAGCCCGCGATTTTGTCGGCCAGGGCTATGCTGAATGCGATGCGAAATTTGCAAAACCTGCCAGCTGAGGAACAGGGCGCGCGGATGTGGGAATACATCAATGAACAGACGGAGGTTGCCCCAACGGAGGTTGCCGCAACGGAGGTTGCCGCCGAACCGCAGGTATTGCAAAGGGGGGCGTTACAATTTTCCTGGCGCTGGGCCGCCGCCGCCTGCGTTACCTTGCTGCTATGCTCGCTGGGCTGGTATATAGTTACGAAACGAGTTGAAAACCGGTCCGTTACCTATTCCGGACAGCTCAGTCAGGTGGCCGTGAAAATGAATGAAAAGGTCAATACAACCGAAAAAACACAGCTGATCAATCTGCCCGATGGCAGTTCTGTTGAACTTTCTCCTGGTAGCCGCATCAGCTATCCGGCCACTTTTTCGAGTGAGAAACGGGAGGTATACTTCACTGGAAAAGGTTTTTTTAATGTCGCTAAAAATGAAAAAAAGCCATTTTTCGTGTACGCCAACAGGCTCGTCACGCAGGTAGTCGGCACGAGCTTTACGGTTACTTCTTCCTCGGAAAATGCCAGGGCAAGCGTGGTTGTGAAATCGGGTAAAGTGAGAGTTTATATGCTGGAATCCGCTCGAAAGGCTGGTAGCGGCAGGTCTGCAAGTGCAGTGGTACTTACGCCCAATATGCAGGTCACTTACGATCCAGCGCAGAACCTGCTATCCAAAAGTTTTGTCGCGGAACCCGCCGTGATCAATACCCCGAAAGCATACCCCGATTTTTTGTTTGAAAATACTTCGGTGAGCAAAGTTTTCGAAACGCTGGAAGAATCCTACGGTGTTTCAATAGCCTACGATGCCGCCACGGTTGAAAATTGTGATCTGACAGCCCCGCTTGGGAATGAGCCGCTTTTCCGGAAACTGGATATTATCTGCCAGACCATCGGCGCGACCTACCAGGTGTGGGGAACGGAGATCGTGATATCCGGAAAAGGCTGTAAAACAGAATGA